In Misgurnus anguillicaudatus chromosome 14, ASM2758022v2, whole genome shotgun sequence, the genomic window AGTAAAAATTTACAATGTAAGATTGGAATTTTTtactatttggagaaatattttcttgcattttcagtttctgttcaaaacatttttattcaaGAGGAATAATATATTGGTGCTGTAATAAATCTCAGAAGTTGCTCAAATGATATcttgcatttttaaatatttacatgcaaccacatactgtataaaATCAATGAAAGCACATCAGCGCAACAGTGTTTATTATTTCTCACTTGAGAAAATACTACCAACATTTTTGTTTGGTATTAATAGCTTTTTCACaggctttaaaaaaagaaaaacacgtTTCTCTCTTTTACGGTGCATACATGATTTAAGAGACTACATGATATTTTATTCTATAATGTTCTCCCACTGTAGACCACTAAAGCATTAACGCTCTCTGGACAGTATAAAGCTCTACAGAGCTGTTAAATAAACCTTGATACTATTAAATAACCTTTCCTTAACcactcaaaataaataaaatgacatgtacaaagtttggcattacttaatatacattttagaatttaaaaacacatctgtgcaaagtttctacatgcatgtatatttacACGGTCATCTCCACCCACAAATACAAGCTCATTGACACAACTTTAAGACACTGGGCCACATattgactttaaaaaaataatatgctggGTGTTACGTAGTGATTACAAAGAATCTCACAGTAAGTTAATATAAGTATGGACAATGTGATTCCTGATAAACACACAACGTATATATGGTCCCTCAGGTATTTGCACACATGCACTGCACAAAATCTTCATCTCAGGATTGCTCCAATTCAGAAAATAATTGTGTAGTGCAACCTGGCAAGTACCTGAACCATACTGCCCAAACACCCTACTGTGCTGGCAATGTTAGTCATACATACCTCACATTTAAAAAGCAAGCTGACAATTGTAAGAGGCCACTAAAATGAGTGGCAATTGCCtttgttttaaaaacaagtgCAACTGTAAAATCTGAATGTAAAACAATGTTTCTAAATGCTTTGAATGAATTTAATAAAACCAGACATAGTCATAGacagtaaatttttttaagagaaaacgaTGACAAgaattatattaaaattgaaAATTAACATTCACATATCTTCATACCATATACCTTCATTAATATATATCAGTAGACATACATTTTCTATTCAAGTGCTTTATATAAAATTCGAGGGGTTAAAGGTTGAGTTTTCCTTCACGTGACTCAGATGTGTCATTGCCCTGTCGTAAGCCTTGTGCACGGACTTTCGCACATTCGGTTTCTTGCCCTCCATCAGACGAAGTCGGTCAACCGTGTCGTCATTGCCCATGTGATGGAGCTTGTCCATTGGCAGCCACTGCCTGTGTAACAAAAACCAATAGGATGACTTCTTAACAGTGTGTACTTTTGTGGTAACGAGTTCTTAGTCATTGGTGTTTCACCTTACCAGGTTCTCTTTGTATCGAAAAAGAGCACAAGAAAGAGCTTCTCATAAGTCTCGTCCTGTCTGCGTCTGCCTAAAACCAAAACGTCTTTAGGAGGCACTGGGATGGGAATCCCGTTGTGAAGAATTCCTTCCCGGGGCATTTTAGGATCGACAATCTATCGAAAAATCATCATTAGTTTAAATCACACATTCAAGTGAATTCAATTTTTAGGtccagtttcacagacaaggcttaagtgtagtcccaaactaaaatgcatgcTTGCACTGCCACtggcatatcttaaaatatatcagtgctgttattttgtctcaagatgcacaccagtaagtcacatttataaaagcTACTTAAATGTCTACCTAAGCTTACCTACGATTATTTCATAAGCCAAATGTTGACTATGATTATTTAGTCACCCTGATAAAGACCTATGCTTTTATTGCAAGCATCTACAAAAAAACATGATCCTTACCATTGCGGGGTATGAGGGGTAGCCACGACATTTCGCCCAAACCAAAGTAAGAGGCTCCATCTCTTCGTACTTTTGAGAAACAGCTCTGCCTACAAAAGTAAAGACTCATATTAGTGAAGCAAGCAAAGAACCAATATTCAttatatatatttgaaatatagattactcattttttaaaagatgtttattattatgttatcatgtttttattgtgttttattgtgctatttagctgtatttttttgttataaaggcttaaatgaaaacaaaccaactgaAAAAAAGGAGTTATTTGCAGGGTTCCCaaaccttagttaacttcaaattcaaggacctttcaaggacttttcaggtctaataccctcaaattcaaggactaaatgtggggaaacatttcaagtgagagcaaggttacatcgtgttaccttttaagatacattcttacagttccctttcgagggaactcatgCTGCGTCACtctggtgacactttggggacacctccaggggtaagtgcgtctaaatgtgtatatcaaattcaaccaatggtgaggcttaacgacaaagacagggtgatgcaggagccaggaagtatatcgctatctaaaatattgccaaagacggtgttacagggacgcaggaagtatggcaggggagacgcagcgtctcgttcccttctcagggaacaacagttacatacgtaacccgagacgttttaatgttttaaacacaactatgcaaaaaagcattttggtgtgaatcaacattcgcaaacagaagatataagcttgtaaagtgaacagtttagcacgtgtgcttaaaagtctagaatttttatgatattatcctacactacacagggaataatatggattttttcagaaaacttatGGCATAAAATAGACTCAaccactttcaatgacctgtatctatgtatgtatatttttttaaaaacttcccagggccttacattttttgtcccagattcacaaactttcaaggatttcaaggaaccgtgggaaccctgtatctggttttggaactaaactctttATTTTATCCTATATGATCCTTATCCATGTTTTACCCACTTGTATTAGAAACTCCATTTCCTTCCTCACTAACAGGAACTTTGCTCAGGGCTGGTTTACCACGACTGCGTTTTGGAGGTGAGGAactggaaaaaaaagaaaatatgaatGATGAACATTACTTGagtgttttaaaatttaaaataaatttactaAGTTTAACTGTATAATCAGGCTGGGCTCTGTTTATTTCTGGTATTATAAGTCGCTCTAGAGTATAAGTCGCATtagtcaaaaatgtgttttgaaggggaaaaaacatataataaATCGCATAGGACAATACGTCACGTTTAttaagaaaatgatttcacaaaatccaatccgaagaacagacatttaattggGAAaggttattcaactaaacaatagcagacagaacagcaggctgaatagatgtctgtacataTTAacataatattaccatttattcaccgaacacaatagcatattgaacatacctggaaggctgaataggctaaattaacacgacaagccaaatcaagttcaaaaaggtcccaaAGTCATTctgcatcactgaatccattgagttacataaatacaggagcagcatagagtggactctcgcggctgtagatggtaatggtttctcttggtaattttgacatataagtcgcacctgactataagaacccgccaaactatgaaaaaagtgtgacttatagtccggaaaatacggtacttCATTCTGTGCGTTTCTACTGTGTCTGTACACTCAAatacatgcaaaaaataaataaaatgaactaTACTCCTGGCTTTAGGCACTGCAGATATTAATGGATGCTTTTTGATAAATTGCTTAATTTAAGTTAGTGCTTATTGGATGTAAACAGAACATTATGTGACAGATCACTACCTGTGTGTTGTGAAAGTGGGAGTGCAGCTTTCCGAATCTGATGAGTTGCCATTGTGTCTCTTGAGTCCATTTGTCAAGcctaaataaaaagcattagaTACTTTAACATATTAAACAGATCATGGCAGATAGCACTTAAATCCCCGATCAATAAAGTTCAGTAACAGCCTCATACCGTTCTCTTCAGGCAGCGAGTGGGACTTTTCACCTTCGCCGTCCGAACACATGCTTAGTCCTCTGGATCTCAGTTGGTGCGGTGACGGAGAGGGGGATTTGGATCGAATGTTATGCTCAAGTGGTGTGACACCATTTTCTACTTTGCTGACTCCGTTGTGCAATAACACAGACTTTTCTTTTGTCAATCGGGCTCCGTTTTTTGCTTTCTTGAAGAGGACAGATGTCCGACGACCCACACCCATCTTAAGGGAGGAGGAGGAACTCTCTCGAGAGGATGTTGTGTTAAACGCCTCCTCCTGTGGGTTGGATGCTTCATGTTTCTTTGTATGGCTGTTCTCTACAGTTGGATCTTCACTATGTCCCCTTTCTTTTGCTTTCCCTCTTTGTCTTCTGCTGCCTGTTTTATTTGACTGTCCTGCTGTGGTGGTTTTTCCTGTCTCAAGGTTGAACATTGGTGGATTTGGTGGAGCGTCACCAGGTAAAGGTGAAGACGCTGGACAAGCGGGTTCTTGAGCTTTTTGTGATGATGTTTTCTTGGtgactttaataaataaaaaaatgaaggaTTTACGCATgaacatttacacatttatgaTTTACTTCTGGACATTACCTGGATTGGAGGTTATAAAATCCATTTTGTTTTCACATTTTTCCTCTTTATTCTTTTCCTTTTTAAGTTTTCCGTTCAGCAGTCGTGACTTGCGGCCCTGGTGGCTGATCTTATGACGGAGACTGTTGATTTCTCTTCGCAGCAGACGCATACGTTTTGTCCGGCCACCGCTGGTGCGCATGGACGACACCAGATCCAGTTTGTCCAGGAGATGTTTCAGCTGTTCCTCTGGAGACAAGTGAACCCGGTTTTCGGGATCAAGGAGCAGATCAActgtaaattaattttaaaaaaagaaagaaaattgaTATGAAaagtagagatgcaccgattgCAATTTTCTTGGCTGATTCCGATTTTTCCATAGGTGTAAAAATCCacttttctttaataaaaaaccTTTATTTTCATCATAAAATGGGCGGCAGGAATCAATATAGGCACGGGCGGTCTTTTGGTAAAACGGATCACAGCTATGACGTTATTGCTTGCGCAACTAGCAACAAAAGAACCGGCTTGGAATCAGAATGTCGTGAAACTGAAGTAAAATTGATCATGTGTAAAATCGTCCAATTGTGGGCTCTGGCTGGTcgatcggtgcatctctaatcaAAAGAAACAGTTTgaaggtcacattcttcctgatcccattttttaaaaccctagttagtgtgtaatattgctataatagcataaataatacctgtaaaatgataaagctcaaagttcactgccaggcgatatattttctttaacagaattcgcctttcaaagcctacagcgaacgtccggtttggactacagccctctacttcctgctttaatgacgtcactagaaaagtttttgattaaacttCGGCCACAGGAaaacgtcagtcgccagctaagctaacggcaagctaagctgctatcgaatcacaacacactaaatgagctacacaatcagaactcgttacgtatttctgaaggagggacttcaaagaacaaggaagacatcagcccgtttttaggacagtgaaaacaacgCTATTGAgttaagtaaattgtgtgaaaaataccgtgtttttttacatgtgaaacatgaacacatgttatattgcgcactgtaaacacaatcaaagcttaaaaaacacagaaagaatgggacctttaaagcGCTCTGCTTACCTTCATCCCACCAGGAGACTGTAGAGCCATGTGTGCTAGGCTTCTCTGGAAGGTGCATGCCTGTGATGGGATCAAGGCCTATGCTAAGAGCTTGATGTTGGGCGTGTCTCAGGATAGCCCCTCCCACTTCCCGCAGCTGCACGGCAGCCGTGTGGAACACAGTGTCATTGGAGTTGTACTCCAGACAGTTGGATATCATGAGATTAAAATCGTTTTCCAGATCAGCCACCGATGAGTATTTATGAGCCTCCAGCCTGTCATGCATGGCAGAGAAGTCCATCGGCTCCGAAACAAACTCCAGATAATCTGGAACctggaaaaacattaaaagaaagaaagaaatcgATGAAACTGAGagaaaatgtattcatgtgAGCTGTCAGTGTTTTTTACTCTCAAAAGGAAACGCAAACGTTACTACGGAATACTTTTGTTATTCCCTCACCTCCTTCAGACTGACAGGTGCGGTAAAAATGCGATCTGTGTCTTTCTCCTGTAGCTGTTCCAGTGTAGAGCGCAGAAACACCAGCGCCGGGGTGAGCTGTAGCTCCAGAGCGGCCTGTTGAAGTTTCATCTAACAAGAAAAGAGAGCCAAATTCAATCAACGCTGCAAATTAGTAATTACCACAGACCTGCTCTGGTTCCCAGAAAACAGGCCTTAAGACCCAAAGACAGATGTGTCAAATACGTTACCTGTTCTCTTTTAAGTCTCTCTCGCTTTCGTATGAGCTCAATGAGTAGTCGAGCTTTCTCCAGGTCTTGACGTAGCTTCTGCCAGTACTTCAGCTCCTCTCTGACAGCCTGCAACTTTGCATCTGGTTCTCTCTAggacattacaaaaatataatgcACAATGGTTAGGGGGGGTGTGAAATAGAAATGTGTGAatcagtggcggcttgtgactgctgATCCGAGGGGCgataattcaaaataagtgttcgaaatgtgtcatgtgtgttgcttgtgttttcaaaatatgtgtttgttgcgtcatgtgaaccatgtgcatcacgtgttttgtcaaaataagagcCTGCTGCACAGGTGTCAAAACCGCCTATGActaaagagacgctcacgttcacaaaatacacgcaagacactcacttaacagtataaactctgattatgcattagattatgtgagtatctggcaaacgtgagtgtcttttttatcataaaccctttagacgcatctgcagcaagCACTTATTTGGACAAGagacgtgatgcacacaggatctctcgacgcgccgaacacatattacgggctacatacatgatgtgacgaacttcacatccAGTGCcttcgaaaaaagaagtcacaggCCGCCACTGGTGTGAatgtgcataattttttttcatcttTATTGTCATTGTAACAAGTGGATGTACAACAAAATTAAGTGCAATAAAAGTGCAATAAAGTCCTCTGCAGGCACAGACTCTGTACATCTTTTTAATTGCATATTAGTGGTTGTAATAAAacttttatgttgttgtttatagCCGACAAACACTATTTGATGTATTAGAGTACACTGACCTGCTCTGACTTCTGAGCCTGTAGATGCGAATGCAGTCGACGTATGAGCGGCACTCCGTTACGAGAGTGACGTTTTAACAGCCAGTAGTTGTGAAGTCTTTGCATGAATTGATTCTTCCTCTCAACAGACACTCCTGTGCAAATCTTGTTGAGCCTattcaaaaacataaaagagCAATCTCAGCCTATTTTACTTTCATAATGTGAAGTGAAACTTGTCAAATGAAAAGATTCCTTTATCTTATAGATTTTGttagatgtaaacaacactaaTCCAAAATTTGTTTACTATTTCACATATATAACTAAGTCTTAAaattgtttgtttaacatttccAATTAATGTTCTGTTGGTTTTatgttttgtaatgtttgtgtAGTGTTAAGAAActaaaacaggaagtgcttctggatcatgttgtCTTGCAAGATGGtctatattaaaaaataccATATTATTGCTTtagggggcggtttcctggacagggcttattctAGTCCtcgactaaaatgcatgtttgagctaatttaaaaacatcttggcCTGACATATCTTAAGATATataagtgccattgttttgtctcaagatgcacaccagtattgttttttttttgtaaggcatgtttgtaaaaaccgaatataactaaggcctagtcttggttTAATCTTAACCCCGTCCAGAAAACTGCCCCTAGATATTTTAGCATGCACTGATCCATTTTGCATAGCAAGACcagaataggctttatgcccagctgcactacttcctgaacatcagccagctccttgtttcctgtctgccattattggacaaactgattaatccaggtgtgtctgattattgttgttgtgactactgaagtcaggcacacctgaattaatcagtttgtccaataatgacagacaggaaacaaggagctggctgaagttcaggaagtagaacagctgggcataaagcctattgtgcATTTAGAAAGTAAATAGAGACCTTTTTGATTTCATTCATGTAGACATAACACTAAAGAGATAAAACCGGATAAAATAACATTCCTTACAATAAACTCACTTCCACCGAAGACAAAATGTTGTAAGATCTACATGCTAACAGTGAGGTGAGTCTTGTGGAGATACCAGACATAACAGACCAAAGACTAGACGTAAACATTTACCTAAAAGACGGGATCTGTGGCACCAGAAGAAGCGGTATTCCTGTCTTTCGTGAGCTCCCGGGCGCATTCTTCCGTGTTTTCTTTTGTTGCGTAGCTGAACCTTTTTTACGCCCATTTTGGTTCTGCTGCAGTGGAGGGCCTAATGTGTATGACCTTTGACCTCTGTTACCCCTGCCTCCGACCAACCCGCTGTCGTCATCCCCATTGCTGGCCGTGCCAGGGGGAGAGTGGTTCTCGCAGAATGCCGTCTTCTTCACAGTAAAAGTAGTCCCATTAGTGCCGGTCTCACGCACGGGGTCGATTTTCATATAGAGCCCGGCTCTCTGGGCACAGGTAACATGAAACGCCCTGTAGCAGTTTGCTTTGTGGCACTGA contains:
- the brpf3a gene encoding bromodomain and PHD finger-containing protein 3 isoform X1 — its product is MRKFKKRVGQSKAGKAAVKGRNQDPDGQSSHGDVEAFFCPPSPCRLNFSTTRDTLTYAQAQKMVEIELEGRLHRINICDHLSVVTEDEMLAQDLTECNSNKENSEQILSRARQGNKQAVLKSKKKDGKHAAKNRKSQCGSQSHVYSAHHTHVQSPLPKPIFRKIESFTAPQVPPLPVAYYRYIEKSGEELDNEAEYDMDEEDMAWLEMVNQKRVSDGHASVPPNTFELLIDRLERESILESRSQALSQSTIDEDAYCCVCLDDECLNSNVILFCDICNLAVHQECYGVPYIPEGQWLCRRCLQSPSRPVDCVLCPNRGGAFKQTSDGNWAHVICAIWIPEVCFANTVFLEPVEGVKNIPPARWKLTCYLCKQKGRGASIQCHKANCYRAFHVTCAQRAGLYMKIDPVRETGTNGTTFTVKKTAFCENHSPPGTASNGDDDSGLVGGRGNRGQRSYTLGPPLQQNQNGRKKGSATQQKKTRKNAPGSSRKTGIPLLLVPQIPSFRLNKICTGVSVERKNQFMQRLHNYWLLKRHSRNGVPLIRRLHSHLQAQKSEQREPDAKLQAVREELKYWQKLRQDLEKARLLIELIRKRERLKREQMKLQQAALELQLTPALVFLRSTLEQLQEKDTDRIFTAPVSLKEVPDYLEFVSEPMDFSAMHDRLEAHKYSSVADLENDFNLMISNCLEYNSNDTVFHTAAVQLREVGGAILRHAQHQALSIGLDPITGMHLPEKPSTHGSTVSWWDEVDLLLDPENRVHLSPEEQLKHLLDKLDLVSSMRTSGGRTKRMRLLRREINSLRHKISHQGRKSRLLNGKLKKEKNKEEKCENKMDFITSNPVTKKTSSQKAQEPACPASSPLPGDAPPNPPMFNLETGKTTTAGQSNKTGSRRQRGKAKERGHSEDPTVENSHTKKHEASNPQEEAFNTTSSRESSSSSLKMGVGRRTSVLFKKAKNGARLTKEKSVLLHNGVSKVENGVTPLEHNIRSKSPSPSPHQLRSRGLSMCSDGEGEKSHSLPEENGLTNGLKRHNGNSSDSESCTPTFTTHSSSPPKRSRGKPALSKVPVSEEGNGVSNTSRAVSQKYEEMEPLTLVWAKCRGYPSYPAMIVDPKMPREGILHNGIPIPVPPKDVLVLGRRRQDETYEKLFLVLFFDTKRTWQWLPMDKLHHMGNDDTVDRLRLMEGKKPNVRKSVHKAYDRAMTHLSHVKENSTFNPSNFI
- the brpf3a gene encoding bromodomain and PHD finger-containing protein 3 isoform X2, which produces MRKFKKRVGQSKAGKAAVKGRNQDPDGQSSHGDVEAFFCPPSPCRLNFSTTRDTLTYAQAQKMVEIELEGRLHRINICDHLSVVTEDEMLAQDLTECNSNKENSEQILSRARQGNKQAVLKSKKKDGKHAAKNRKSQCGSQSHVYSAHHTHVQSPLPKPIFRKIESFTAPQVPPLPVAYYRYIEKSGEELDNEAEYDMDEEDMAWLEMVNQKRVSDGHASVPPNTFELLIDRLERESILESRSQALSQSTIDEDAYCCVCLDDECLNSNVILFCDICNLAVHQECYGVPYIPEGQWLCRRCLQSPSRPVDCVLCPNRGGAFKQTSDGNWAHVICAIWIPEVCFANTVFLEPVEGVKNIPPARWKLTCYLCKQKGRGASIQCHKANCYRAFHVTCAQRAGLYMKIDPVRETGTNGTTFTVKKTAFCENHSPPGTASNGDDDSGLVGGRGNRGQRSYTLGPPLQQNQNGRKKGSATQQKKTRKNAPGSSRKTGIPLLLVPQIPSFRLNKICTGVSVERKNQFMQRLHNYWLLKRHSRNGVPLIRRLHSHLQAQKSEQREPDAKLQAVREELKYWQKLRQDLEKARLLIELIRKRERLKREQMKLQQAALELQLTPALVFLRSTLEQLQEKDTDRIFTAPVSLKEVPDYLEFVSEPMDFSAMHDRLEAHKYSSVADLENDFNLMISNCLEYNSNDTVFHTAAVQLREVGGAILRHAQHQALSIGLDPITGMHLPEKPSTHGSTVSWWDEVDLLLDPENRVHLSPEEQLKHLLDKLDLVSSMRTSGGRTKRMRLLRREINSLRHKISHQGRKSRLLNGKLKKEKNKEEKCENKMDFITSNPVTKKTSSQKAQEPACPASSPLPGDAPPNPPMFNLETGKTTTAGQSNKTGSRRQRGKAKERGHSEDPTVENSHTKKHEASNPQEEAFNTTSSRESSSSSLKMGVGRRTSVLFKKAKNGARLTKEKSVLLHNGVSKVENGVTPLEHNIRSKSPSPSPHQLRSRGLSMCSDGEGEKSHSLPEENGLTNGLKRHNGNSSDSESCTPTFTTHSSSPPKRSRGKPALSKVPVSEEGNGVSNTSGAVSQKYEEMEPLTLVWAKCRGYPSYPAMIVDPKMPREGILHNGIPIPVPPKDVLVLGRRRQDETYEKLFLVLFFDTKRTWQWLPMDKLHHMGNDDTVDRLRLMEGKKPNVRKSVHKAYDRAMTHLSHVKENSTFNPSNFI